The following are from one region of the Mauremys mutica isolate MM-2020 ecotype Southern chromosome 22, ASM2049712v1, whole genome shotgun sequence genome:
- the HYLS1 gene encoding hydrolethalus syndrome protein 1 gives MEAPIGPDRYRWATMNHKERMAAAAMALTQLCVEQGDGDSLRGTYAPTQYDPYSKASVTSGIRPSLHLLMRHHQAEHSMQPETLSEGPRGPRKPVMKRKVLRRMPDGEVHVSDESVTSEPETSAESDPEISDLRQRLLHLHPYQEDTASEVESEPNHSSHGKFYLDLPRRSGSHGDTPFLPRDCHGQGSPVYEQDLIMAGQPKSFIPPRLEQQGRNRGKIDRVARYFEYKRDWESFRIPGEDHRKELRWGIREQMLYKPDLPTRSQHIYVPNNYLVPTEKKRSALRWGVRCDLANGLIPRKSSFPS, from the coding sequence ATGGAGGCACCGATAGGACCAGATCGGTACAGATGGGCCACTATGAACCATAAAGAGCGGATGGCAGCAGCCGCTATGGCCCTCACCCAACTTTGTGTAGAGCAAGGAGATGGAGATAGCCTGAGAGGAACCTATGCTCCAACCCAGTATGACCCCTATAGTAAAGCATCTGTGACTTCTGGGATCAGGCCATCTCTTCATCTGCTGATGCGGCACCACCAGGCAGAACACAGCATGCAACCAGAGACCCTCTCAGAGGGACCTAGGGGACCCAGGAAGCCAGTGATGAAGAGGAAAGTTCTGAGGCGGATGCCTGATGGAGAGGTACATGTGTCTGATGAATCCGTCACCAGTGAACCAGAAACCAGTGCTGAAAGTGACCCTGAGATCTCAGACCTGAGACAGAGACTGCTCCATCTACACCCCTACCAGGAAGACACTGCATCAGAGGTGGAAAGCGAGCCGAACCACAGTTCTCATGGAAAGTTTTACTTGGATCTTCCTCGTCGCAGTGGCTCTCATGGAGACACCCCATTTCTTCCTAGGGATTGCCATGGTCAGGGCTCTCCAGTTTATGAACAAGACTTGATTATGGCTGGACAACCAAAATCCTTCATTCCTCCAAGATTAGAGCAGCAAGGCCGTAATCGTGGGAAGATTGACCGGGTAGCCCGGTACTTTGAGTATAAGCGGGACTGGGAGTCATTCCGGATACCAGGGGAGGATCACAGGAAGGAATTACGCTGGGGCATTCGGGAACAGATGCTCTACAAGCCCGACCTCCCAACCAGGTCTCAACACATCTATGTCCCCAACAACTACCTGGTGCCTACAGAAAAGAAGAGATCTGCCCTGCGCTGGGGGGTGCGCTGTGACCTGGCAAATGGCCTCATTCCCAGGAAGAGCTCCTTTCCTTCATAG
- the PUS3 gene encoding tRNA pseudouridine(38/39) synthase, translated as MAEMGVEKDKGEGLLKRVQELEEEVKRLQEKLLEGKEGTDIKSNLSALGKTKKRQQRPFDFSAYGRRHVALKIAYLGWGYQGFASQENTSNTIEEKLFEALSKTRLVDNRQTSNYHRCGRTDKGVSAFGQVISLDLRSNLSEGKKVNGHEGGLEDKTSSPANEIRYTHILNRVLPPDIRVLAWAPVEPSFSARFSCLKRTYRYFFPRADLDVALMNAAAQKYVGTHDFRNLCKMDVANGVTNFQRTILTAQVQLVDRRGETGLQDPFQLYQFEVTGQAFLYHQVRCMMAILLLIGQRMENPEIIDELLDVEKNPRKPQYSMAVEFPLVLYDCEFENIQWLYDQEVQEFNVTHLQQLWANHAVKTHMLYNMLQGLDSAVIPTGAGPEKNRMVLWREVEPPVHNQVSSFIEGVKARTYKPLLARPKCEGLESRINHFVRRGRIELPHCREKETGADKEEHLETKRGHSDAAEKYSEVPGQAAKRVCVDTESKSSK; from the exons ATGGCAGAAATGGGTGTGGAGAAAGATAAAGGAGAGGGACTACTGAAGAGGGTGCAGGAACTGGAGGAAGAAGTGAAGAGACTGCAAGAGAAACTCTTGGAGGGCAAGGAGGGCACCGACATAAAAAGCAACCTTTCAGCACTGGGGAAAACTAAGAAACGCCAGCAGCGGCCATTTGATTTTAGTGCCTATGGCCGGAGACATGTGGCACTGAAGATCGCCTACCTGGGCTGGGGTTACCAGGGCTTTGCCAGCCAGGAGAACACCAGCAACACCATTGAAGAAAAACTGTTTGAGGCGCTAAGCAAGACCCGGCTGGTAGACAATAGGCAGACATCCAATTATCATCGCTGTGGACGGACAGACAAGGGAGTCAGTGCATTTGGACAG GTGATTTCCCTGGACCTTCGCTCAAACCTTTCAGAGGGAAAGAAAGTGAATGGTCATGAGGGTGGCTTGGAAGACAAAACCAGTAGCCCTGCCAACGAAATCCGCTACACCCATATCCTAAATCGGGTGCTCCCGCCTGACATACGCGTGTTGGCCTGGGCCCCTGTAGAGCCCAGCTTCAGTGCTAGATTCAGCTGCCTCAAGAGGACCTATCGCTATTTTTTCCCTCGTGCAGATTTAGATGTGGCCCTCATGAATGCGGCGGCACAGAAATACGTGGGGACCCATGACTTCCGGAACTTGTGCAAGATGGATGTAGCCAATGGCGTGACAAACTTCCAAAGGACTATTCTCACAgcacaggtgcagctggtggataGAAGAGGGGAAACTGGCCTACAGGACCCTTTCCAACTGTACCAGTTTGAAGTCACAGGCCAGGCATTCCTCTATCATCAAGTCCGTTGCATGATGGCAATCCTCTTGCTAATTGGACAGAGGATGGAGAATCCAGAGATTATTGATGAGCTATTGGATGTAGAGAAGAACCCTCGAAAACCACAGTACAG CATGGCAGTGGAATTTCCTCTGGTTCTGTATGACTGCGAGTTTGAAAATATCCAGTGGCTCTACGACCAAGAAGTTCAGGAGTTTAATGTTACTCATCTACAGCAACTCTGGGCCAATCATGCAGTCAAAACTCACATGTTATATAACATGTTACAGGGGCTGGACTCTGCTGTCATACCCACAGGGGCAG GCCCAGAGAAGAACAGAATGGTCCTCTGGAGAGAGGTGGAGCCCCCAGTCCACAACCAGGTCAGCAGTTTCATCGAGGGGGTGAAGGCCCGCACTTACAAACCTTTGCTGGCTCGTCCCAAGTGCGAAGGTTTGGAGTCCCGGATCAATCACTTTGTTCGCAGGGGACGTATTGAGCTGCCACACTGCAGGGAGAAAGAGACTGGAGCAGACAAAGAGGAGCACCTGGAAACAAAGAGAGGCCACAGTGACGCTGCAGAAAAATATAGTGAGGTTCCAGGACAAGCTGCCAAGCGAGTCTGCGTGGACACAGAGTCCAAGAGCTCTAAATGA
- the RPUSD4 gene encoding mitochondrial RNA pseudouridine synthase RPUSD4, with protein MAVLGSVGLRLWGPAPALSRSLRAFSTTPGAAAAVSAEQLAEKLRAQKREEQKQEEPKNPVLRRVRELSELSKRLQRVHPNVLAKALKHKLLYQNEELVVIDKPYGLPVHGGPGIQNCITDVLPILAKMLDGMKAEPLHLCHRLDKETTGVMVLARDKDTAHRIQCLFKTRQVEKKYWTISVGLPVPSEGLVDIPIVEKEVQSHQSHYKMTLAPNYRISPENGKMVKVRRNRDAHSAVTRYRVLASSPSCSLLELQPITGVKHQLRVHLAYGLGCPILGDHKYAHWSKLAPQKLPENTLMRLGLEQAKVRHLPLHLHAHQLTLPTGTSGDKQLHLVCRPPRFFRNTLKRLKLEIPESLEK; from the exons ATGGCGGTGCTGGGGAGCGTCGGGCTGCGCCTCTGGGGCCCTGCGCCCGCCCTGAGTCGGAGCCTCCGGGCCTTCTCCACCACCCCCGGGGCAGCCGCCGCGGTGAGCGCGGAGCAGCTGGCGGAGAAGCTGAGGGCCCAAAAGCGTGAGGAACAGAAACAGGAG gAGCCTAAAAACCCAGTATTGAGGCGGGTCCGAGAACTGTCCGAGCTCAGCAAGCGGCTGCAGCGGGTTCACCCCAACGTGCTGGCCAAGGCACTGAAGCACAAGCTCCTATACCAGAATGAAGAGCTTGTGGTGATTGACAAACCCTATGGCCTCCCTGTGCACG GTGGCCCTGGGATCCAGAATTGCATCACCGATGTGCTGCCAATTTTGGCCAAGATGCTGGATGGCATGAAAGCTGAACCCCTGCACCTGTGTCACCGGCTGGACAAGGAGACGACGGGCGTGATGGTGCTAGCACGGGACAAGGACACAGCGCATCGGATTCAGTGCCTCTTCAAAACGCGACAGGTGGAGAAGAAATACTG GACGATCAGCGTGGGACTCCCAGTCCCCTCGGAGGGGCTGGTGGATATTCCCATTGTGGAGAAGGAAGTGCAGAGCCACCAGTCGCACTATAAG ATGACGCTGGCACCGAACTACCGCATATCTCCCGAGAATGGGAAGATGGTGAAAGTGCGCCGGAACCGAGATGCCCACAGTGCTGTGACCCGGTACCGCGTTCTGGCTAGCTCTCCCTCTTGCTCCCTCCTGGAGCTCCAGCCAATCACAG GAGTGAAGCACCAGCTCCGAGTCCACCTGGCCTATGGATTGGGGTGTCCAATCCTCGGAGACCACAAATACGCACATTGGAGCAAATTGGCACCCCAG AAGCTTCCTGAGAACACTCTGATGAGACTGGGGTTGGAACAGGCCAAAGTGCGTCACCTCCCCCTCCACCTGCATGCCCACCAGCTCACCCTGCCCACGGGGACCAGCGGGGACAAACAGCTGCACCTGGTCTGCAGGCCGCCCCGTTTCTTCAGAAACACTTTAAAGCGGCTGAAGCTGGAGATCCCAGAGTCGCTAGAGAAGTGA